Part of the Mycolicibacterium mageritense genome is shown below.
AACTGCATGGCTTCGGTTGCAAGCGGGAAGATCTCGTCGAGCCCAAAGAATCCGTGGATCATTCCCGCGTATTCCCGCGTCGTCGTCGGCACGTCCGCGGCACTTAGGGCCTCCGCGAGCAGCAGGCCTTGCGGCTTGATCGGATCGCACTCGGCGAGAATCACGGTTGCCTCGGGCAGGCCGGCCAGGTCGGCGTTCAGCAGTGTCATCCGCGGATCCGCATGATCCGCCTGGGCGGTGAGGTAATTGGCTTGGTGCCAGAGACATTCGTCGCGTTCCAGCATCACGCCCTGGTAGCGATCGTCGAATCCGATAGTGAGATCGGTCGTCGATGCCGGATACACCAGCAACTGGTGGCGCACGGCGGGGGCCAGCTCGGCATCCCTCGCATGGATTGCGACCGCACAGGCCAAGTTGCCGCCCGCGCTGTCCCCGGCCACAGCGACCCGCTGGGTATCGATGCCGAGGTCCGCGACGGTAGGTGTGTCAAGGGCCCACAGCAGCGCGTCAATCGCGTCGTCGACGGCGACCGGGAATCGGTGTTCGGGCCCGCGCCGATAATCCACCGACAGCACAGCCGAGCCTGCGGCATTGGCCAGCAGTCGCGTTGTGACGTCGTGGGAGTCGATGCTGCCCATCAACCAGCCGCCACCGTGGTAGTACACGGTCAGCGGGAGCTCTCCGGCGGAATCCGGCAGATACACCCGGCCACGGATCCGTGCACCGTCACGCGTCGGGATCGTCACGTCGACGTCGTGTGCAACGGTCGGCTTGGCCAGGCCCGCGAAGGCCGCTTCGAAGTTCTCCCGGGCGATGGCGACGGGCAGCAGGTGAGCATTGGGACGGCCGGACGCGCGAGCGTCGTCGAGCATCTTCTGCGCTGTCGGATCGATGGGCATCGGATGAGTCCTTTCTTTCGGGGCATGGTGTCGGCGTGGTGCGGCAACGATCAGGTGAGCGCCAATCCCCCGTCGACACACAGCTCCGAGCCGGTGAGATAGGCGGCTTGGTCGCTGAGCAGAAAGCCCACCGCGGAAGCGATCTCAGCGGGTTGAGCCCACCTGCCGGCGACCGTTCGGGCCGCCAACTGCGAGGGGAGCGTCGAGGTGTCGCCGTGTTCCGCGGCCATCGGGGTGGCGACGAATCCCGGTGCGACGCTGTTCACCCGGACGCGCGGACCCAACGCCCTGGCCGCGGTGCGGGTCAGCATCGCAAGCGCCGCCTTCGACGCCGCATAGTGCGGATTCGGGTCCGGGTTGGTGAGCGCAATAACCCGGTTCGCCTCCATCGAGGTGATGTTGACGACGGCGGCCGGATCGCTTGCGGCCAGCAGGTCGGTGCTCGCATCGATCACGTTGTAGGCACCGACAAGGTTGACCTCCAGAACCGACCGCCACTGATCGACGCCGACCCCGCGAAACCCGGTGTGCGCCGGAATGCCCGCGCAGTTGACCACATAGCTCAGCCGGCCGTCCGGAAAGGCGCGGTGCAGCGCCGCCCGCACCGCCGCGCGGTCACGCACGTCGACGGCTTCCCGGACCGTCAGTGGGTCCGCACCGGGAGAACGGTCGTCTCGCAGATCCAATGCGAGCGTGCGGATTCCGGCCTGCACGAGCAGGTCGACGGTCGCCGCTCCGATGCCGGACGCGGCCCCCGTCACCACCGCGTTGGTGCCGCCGTACGTC
Proteins encoded:
- a CDS encoding SDR family NAD(P)-dependent oxidoreductase, with the translated sequence MTARSTTLTYGGTNAVVTGAASGIGAATVDLLVQAGIRTLALDLRDDRSPGADPLTVREAVDVRDRAAVRAALHRAFPDGRLSYVVNCAGIPAHTGFRGVGVDQWRSVLEVNLVGAYNVIDASTDLLAASDPAAVVNITSMEANRVIALTNPDPNPHYAASKAALAMLTRTAARALGPRVRVNSVAPGFVATPMAAEHGDTSTLPSQLAARTVAGRWAQPAEIASAVGFLLSDQAAYLTGSELCVDGGLALT
- a CDS encoding alpha/beta hydrolase, with the protein product MPIDPTAQKMLDDARASGRPNAHLLPVAIARENFEAAFAGLAKPTVAHDVDVTIPTRDGARIRGRVYLPDSAGELPLTVYYHGGGWLMGSIDSHDVTTRLLANAAGSAVLSVDYRRGPEHRFPVAVDDAIDALLWALDTPTVADLGIDTQRVAVAGDSAGGNLACAVAIHARDAELAPAVRHQLLVYPASTTDLTIGFDDRYQGVMLERDECLWHQANYLTAQADHADPRMTLLNADLAGLPEATVILAECDPIKPQGLLLAEALSAADVPTTTREYAGMIHGFFGLDEIFPLATEAMQFAADRLAHALRPHLGTPT